The following are encoded together in the Choloepus didactylus isolate mChoDid1 chromosome 7, mChoDid1.pri, whole genome shotgun sequence genome:
- the LOC119540315 gene encoding olfactory receptor 2B11-like, whose translation MNPGNGSTPKIFILLGFSDHPWLERPLFIIVLVAYIFTLLGNISIIVVFKVDPQLDSPMYFFLSNLSFLDLCFTTTTIPQLLLNLWGPDKSISYGGCVAQFYMFHFLGATECILLAVMSLDRYIAICKPLRYPTIMHQRLCVLLVTIAWLSGLVNSLLHSSLTAQLPFCGNNKVDDFLCELPVMIKMSCVDTTFNVALLSIVGMFYSLVPLSLILVSYGFILATVLRIRSSEGKKKTFNTCGSHVIVISLFYGPVISMYVQPSDTNSQDKNKFMSLFYSLVTPMLNPFIYTLRNKDMKGAMRRLLVSLYHQGIQQT comes from the coding sequence ATGAATCCAGGGAATGGGAGTACTCCAAAAATCTTCATTCTCTTGGGTTTCTCTGACCATCCTTGGTTGGAAAGGCCTCTCTTCATTATCGTGCTTGTTGCGTACATCTTCACACTGCTGGGCAACATCTCAATTATCGTGGTATTCAAAGTAGATCCTCAACTTGACAGCCctatgtacttcttcctttccaacctcTCCTTCCTGGACCTGTGTTTTACTACAACCACCATCCCTCAGCTGCTGCTGAACCTCTGGGGTCCAGATAAGTCTATTAGCTATGGGGGCTGCGTGGCCCAGTTTTATATGTTTCACTTCCTGGGGGCCACTGAATGCATCCTCTTAGCAGTGATGTCCTTGGATCGTTATATTGCCATCTGCAAGCCCTTGAGGTACCCGACTATCATGCATCAGCGACTCTGTGTGCTACTAGTGACTATAGCATGGCTAAGTGGTTTGGTTAACTCCTTGCTTCATTCATCCCTCACAGCCCAGCTGCCATTCTGTGGTAACAACAAGGTAGATGACTTCCTGTGTGAGCTCCCAGTGATGATCAAGATGTCATGTGTTGACACCACATTCAATGTAGCATTGCTCTCCATTGTGGGGATGTTCTATTCCCTGGTGCCCTTGTCACTTATCCTTGTCTCCTATGGGTTCATTTTAGCTACTGTGCTGAGGATTCGGTcctcagaaggaaagaaaaagacctTTAACACATGTGGTTCTCATGTTATTGTCATATCTCTCTTCTACGGGCCAGTAATTAGTATGTATGTGCAACCCTCTGATACTAACTCCCAGGACAAGAACaaattcatgtccctgttctacAGTTTGGTGACTCCTATGCTTAACCCTTTTATCTATACTTTGAGGAACAAGGACATGAAAGGGGCAATGAGAAGGCTTCTTGTCTCATTGTACCATCAGGGAATACAGCAAACATGA
- the LOC119540147 gene encoding olfactory receptor 2B11-like: protein MGLINESHPEEFILLGFAERPWLELPLFIILLITYPMAMIGNISIILVSKLDPHLHSPMYFFLTNLSFLDMCYTTSIVPQMLFNLGSSKKTISYMGCAVQLYFFHIMGGTECLLLALMSLDRYVAICRPLHYTLIMNQRLCLLLVSIVWLSGVTYAVSEASVTLQLPLCGLNKLDHLVCEIPVLIKAACGEKTANELTLSVVCIFMLAVPLCLILASYACIGHAVFKMKSSEGRRKAFGTCSSHLIVVFLFYGPAISMYLQPPSSISRDQPKFMALFYGVVTPTLNPFIYTLRNKDVKGALGNLMRRIFSSK, encoded by the coding sequence ATGGGACTAATTAACGAAAGCCACCCTGAAGAGTTTATTCTATTAGGCTTTGCTGAGCGCCCTTGGCTAGAGCTTCCTCTATTCATTATTCTTCTCATAACATACCCTATGGCCATGATTGGAAATATCTCCATCATCCTGGTGTCTAAGTTAGACCCCCATCTCCACAGTCCCATGTATTTCTTTCTCACCAACCTCTCCTTTCTGGACATGTGTTATACCACAAGCATTGTCCCACAGATGCTATTTAACCTGGGAAGTTCTAAGAAGACCATCAGCTATATGGGGTGTGCAGTCCAGCTTTATTTCTTTCACATAATGGGGGGAACAGAATGTCTGCTCTTGGCCCTTATGTCCTTGgatcgctatgtggccatctgcaggCCTCTCCACTACACCCTCATCATGAATCAGCGCCTCTGCCTCCTATTAGTATCCATCGTGTGGCTGAGCGGAGTGACCTATGCTGTCTCAGAGGCTTCTGTGACATTACAGTTGCCACTCTGTGGCCTCAATAAACTGGACCACTTGGTGTGTGAGATTCCTGTCCTGATAAAGGCTGCCTGCGGTGAGAAGACTGCTAATGAGCTCACACTCTCAGTGGTGTGCATTTTTATGTTAGCTGTTCCTCTGTGCTTAATTCTTGCTTCCTATGCTTGTATTGGACATGCTGTATTTAAGATGAAATCttcagagggaaggagaaaggccTTTGGGACATGTTCCTCACACCTcatagttgtttttttattttatggccCAGCCATTAGCATGTACCTCCAGCCCCCCTCATCCATCTCAAGGGACCAGCCCAAGTTCATGGCTCTCTTCTATGGAGTGGTGACTCCTACGCTCAACCCCTTCATCTACACCCTTAGGAATAAGGATGTGAAGGGGGCATTAGGCAACCTGATGAGGAGGATTTTCAGTTCCAAGTGA